In Nakamurella alba, a genomic segment contains:
- the pknB gene encoding Stk1 family PASTA domain-containing Ser/Thr kinase, protein MDTPAPHQASARPGHLLEGRYRVGAMIARGGMSTVYRGVDQRLDRPVAIKIMDPAHATDPAFLGRFEREARLAAGVHHRGVVQVFDQGREGELVYLVMELVDGGTLRELLRERGPLPVPVVIGILEPLLAALGAAHDAGLVHRDVKPENVLINSRGEVKVADFGLVRAVSSATFATGDVILGTVAYLSPEQVSTGASDPRSDVYAAGIVAWEMLTGHPPYSGDNPIGVAYQHVHSDVPPVGEINADVPVELEDLLLAATRREPDARPRDAGQFLSALRSVRAHLGIELPRLPVPAVQRATEQPAAVGPGGTRMVPAEGPATAHLPDASARPTDAVTAPATRRPTRGRGFRRWLIAIIVLLLLGTAAAIGGWWLGSGRWATMPVTVGLDRVDAESVVRSAGLIPAVRTAPDDGVRSGLVATSDPQAGTRQLRGSEVSLVVSTGRPKVPQIAPGTSVVEASAAIRQVGLKTAAAAPAEYDDTVPTGTVLRTDPAGGTPLALGSGVTLIRSAGPQPVEIPPVADKSVEDATNALLAAGLQVGPEIKRFDTYHDPGTVLGTDPPAGTSTGRGGTASLVIADSLTVPATSGLDEQAARDLLTGEGFEVTLGDAVYDPAVDGGLVSGTAPAVGTRIDPAAPAITLHLSNSVTVPEVTGRSLDEASEQLRALGLDVTVSAVIGAGFASVIDQSPEAGTRVEPGRQIALGVFP, encoded by the coding sequence GTGGACACCCCTGCCCCGCACCAGGCATCCGCCCGGCCCGGGCACCTCCTGGAGGGCCGCTACCGGGTCGGCGCGATGATCGCCCGCGGCGGCATGTCCACCGTCTACCGGGGCGTCGACCAGCGGCTGGACCGCCCGGTGGCGATCAAGATCATGGACCCGGCCCACGCCACCGACCCGGCATTCCTGGGGCGCTTCGAGCGCGAGGCACGACTGGCCGCCGGCGTGCACCACCGCGGCGTCGTGCAGGTCTTCGACCAGGGTCGCGAGGGCGAACTCGTCTACCTGGTGATGGAACTCGTCGACGGCGGCACCCTGCGCGAGCTGCTGCGGGAACGCGGTCCGCTGCCGGTGCCGGTGGTGATCGGCATACTGGAGCCGCTGCTCGCCGCGCTCGGCGCCGCCCACGACGCCGGACTGGTGCACCGCGACGTCAAGCCGGAGAACGTGCTGATCAACAGCCGCGGCGAGGTCAAGGTCGCCGACTTCGGCCTGGTCCGCGCGGTCAGCTCGGCCACCTTCGCCACCGGTGACGTCATCCTCGGCACGGTCGCCTACCTGTCCCCCGAGCAGGTCTCGACCGGCGCCAGCGATCCGCGGTCCGACGTCTACGCCGCCGGGATCGTGGCCTGGGAGATGCTCACCGGGCACCCGCCCTACTCCGGCGACAACCCGATCGGCGTGGCCTACCAGCACGTGCACTCCGACGTGCCGCCGGTCGGCGAGATCAACGCGGACGTCCCGGTCGAGCTGGAGGACCTGCTGCTGGCGGCCACCCGCCGCGAGCCGGACGCCCGGCCCCGCGACGCCGGGCAGTTCCTGTCGGCCCTCCGGTCCGTCCGCGCGCACCTGGGCATCGAGCTGCCACGACTGCCGGTGCCGGCGGTGCAGCGGGCCACCGAGCAGCCCGCCGCGGTCGGTCCGGGTGGTACCCGGATGGTGCCGGCGGAGGGGCCGGCCACGGCGCACCTCCCCGACGCGAGCGCCCGGCCCACCGACGCGGTGACCGCGCCGGCGACCCGGCGGCCGACACGGGGCCGCGGATTCCGGCGATGGCTGATCGCGATCATCGTCCTGCTGCTGCTCGGCACCGCCGCGGCCATCGGCGGCTGGTGGCTGGGCAGCGGCCGCTGGGCCACCATGCCGGTCACCGTCGGGCTGGACCGGGTGGACGCCGAGTCGGTGGTCCGGTCCGCCGGCCTGATCCCCGCGGTGCGCACCGCCCCGGACGACGGGGTGCGCAGCGGGCTCGTCGCCACCAGCGACCCGCAGGCCGGCACCCGGCAGCTGCGCGGCAGCGAGGTGAGCCTGGTGGTGTCCACCGGCAGGCCGAAGGTCCCGCAGATCGCGCCCGGCACCAGCGTGGTGGAGGCCTCGGCGGCGATCCGACAGGTCGGTCTGAAGACCGCAGCAGCCGCCCCGGCGGAGTACGACGACACCGTGCCGACCGGCACCGTGCTGCGCACCGACCCGGCCGGCGGCACCCCGCTCGCACTCGGCTCCGGCGTCACGCTCATCCGGTCGGCCGGCCCGCAGCCGGTCGAGATCCCGCCGGTGGCCGACAAATCCGTCGAGGACGCGACCAATGCGCTGCTCGCCGCCGGACTGCAGGTGGGCCCGGAGATCAAGCGGTTCGACACGTACCACGACCCCGGCACGGTGCTCGGCACCGATCCGCCGGCCGGTACCTCGACCGGCCGCGGCGGCACCGCGTCCCTGGTCATCGCCGACTCACTGACCGTGCCGGCCACGTCCGGCCTGGACGAACAGGCCGCCCGGGACCTGCTGACCGGCGAGGGCTTCGAGGTGACCCTCGGCGACGCCGTCTACGACCCGGCGGTGGACGGCGGTCTGGTCTCCGGCACCGCCCCGGCGGTCGGCACCCGGATCGACCCGGCCGCGCCGGCCATCACCCTGCACCTGTCCAACTCGGTGACCGTCCCGGAGGTGACCGGCCGCAGCCTGGACGAGGCGAGCGAGCAGCTGCGGGCCCTCGGCCTGGACGTCACCGTCTCCGCGGTGATCGGCGCCGGCTTCGCCAGCGTCATCGACCAGTCACCGGAGGCCGGGACCAGGGTCGAGCCCGGGCGGCAGATCGCCCTGGGCGTGTTCCCCTGA
- a CDS encoding VOC family protein, with amino-acid sequence MDQRVSFVTVATDDLEAARRFYGAGGIGWTPLMDVPGEILFFQIAPGLVLGLFDTEKFKADGDLAPTPAGSPSVAGLTLSHNLGSPEEVSRVVAELEAAGGEVTVPPTESDFGGVFRAHVRDPNGIIWEIAHIPTWRVHPDGSVTLV; translated from the coding sequence ATGGACCAGCGAGTGAGTTTCGTGACGGTGGCGACGGACGACCTGGAGGCGGCACGACGTTTCTACGGGGCGGGCGGCATCGGGTGGACGCCGCTGATGGACGTGCCGGGCGAGATCCTGTTCTTCCAGATCGCGCCGGGACTGGTGCTCGGCCTGTTCGACACCGAGAAGTTCAAGGCGGACGGGGATCTCGCGCCCACCCCGGCAGGATCCCCCAGCGTGGCCGGCCTCACCCTGTCGCACAACCTCGGCTCCCCCGAGGAGGTCAGCCGGGTCGTCGCCGAGTTGGAGGCGGCCGGCGGCGAGGTGACGGTGCCGCCGACGGAGAGCGATTTCGGCGGGGTGTTCCGCGCCCACGTCCGCGACCCCAACGGGATCATCTGGGAGATCGCGCACATCCCGACCTGGCGGGTCCACCCCGACGGGTCGGTCACCCTGGTCTGA
- a CDS encoding LLM class flavin-dependent oxidoreductase, with product MKFGVVGSFGSTAQVLEMAETAEAAGWDGFFTWDGISIGEVDTFDPWALLGALTQRTSRMVLGAMVFPLARRRPWKVAREAITVDHLSGGRLVLPVALGAANDDGGFARVSGEATTRRERAERLDETLEILEQAWTGETVSYRGKHYTAEDLVFRPRPVQQPRIPIWVVGVHPVERSLRRAARWDGIMPVAQGAGMEPTRPETVAAVRDWMAEHRESDTPFDIVVEGQLPDDDPDAARARLQALADAGATWWIESRWEGEAAQPAGLLEMIRRGPLRS from the coding sequence ATGAAATTCGGTGTGGTGGGCAGCTTCGGATCGACGGCGCAGGTGCTGGAGATGGCGGAGACGGCGGAGGCCGCGGGCTGGGACGGGTTCTTCACCTGGGACGGCATCTCGATCGGCGAGGTGGACACCTTCGACCCGTGGGCGCTGCTCGGCGCGCTGACCCAGCGGACGTCCCGGATGGTGCTGGGGGCGATGGTGTTCCCGCTGGCGCGGCGGCGCCCGTGGAAGGTGGCGCGGGAGGCGATCACGGTCGATCACCTCTCCGGCGGCCGGCTGGTGCTGCCGGTGGCGCTGGGTGCGGCCAACGACGACGGCGGGTTCGCCCGGGTGTCCGGCGAGGCGACCACCCGGCGGGAGCGCGCCGAGCGGCTGGACGAAACGCTGGAGATCCTGGAGCAGGCGTGGACAGGGGAGACCGTCAGCTACCGCGGGAAGCATTACACCGCAGAAGATCTGGTGTTCCGACCGCGCCCGGTGCAGCAGCCGCGGATCCCGATCTGGGTGGTCGGGGTGCACCCGGTGGAGCGGTCGCTGCGGCGGGCGGCGCGCTGGGACGGGATCATGCCGGTGGCGCAAGGGGCGGGGATGGAGCCGACCCGGCCGGAGACGGTGGCCGCGGTGCGCGACTGGATGGCAGAACACCGGGAATCGGACACGCCGTTCGACATCGTGGTGGAGGGTCAGCTGCCCGACGACGACCCCGACGCCGCCCGCGCCCGGCTGCAGGCGTTGGCCGATGCGGGCGCGACCTGGTGGATCGAGTCCCGGTGGGAGGGCGAGGCAGCGCAGCCGGCCGGGCTGCTCGAAATGATCCGGCGGGGGCCGCTGCGCAGCTGA
- a CDS encoding Rv2175c family DNA-binding protein yields the protein MSTPAAPAPDAGPPTWVPVPDIAEALGIVVTKVHQLVRERSLIAVREGGVVRIPAEFVSEGLVVKGLPGTITLLTDAGYSDAEIVTWLFESDESLPGRPITALRENRGREVHRRAQAAGF from the coding sequence GTGTCGACACCTGCTGCTCCCGCTCCCGACGCCGGCCCGCCCACCTGGGTGCCGGTCCCGGACATCGCCGAGGCCCTCGGGATCGTGGTGACGAAGGTGCACCAGCTGGTGCGCGAGCGCAGCCTGATCGCCGTGCGCGAGGGCGGCGTGGTGCGCATCCCGGCCGAGTTCGTCAGCGAGGGGCTCGTGGTCAAAGGGCTGCCCGGGACCATCACCCTGCTCACCGATGCCGGGTACTCGGACGCCGAGATCGTCACCTGGCTGTTCGAGTCGGACGAGTCGCTGCCCGGCCGTCCGATCACCGCGCTGCGCGAGAACCGCGGTCGCGAGGTGCACCGGCGTGCGCAGGCGGCCGGGTTCTAG
- a CDS encoding class II 3-deoxy-7-phosphoheptulonate synthase, with translation MNWTVDIPTEEWPDLPPLPAQLRERLDAALSLPAAQQPNWPDGAQVAAVRRVLEAVPPITVPREVDRLHDQLAQVARGEAFLLQGGDCAETFAANTEPHIRANIRTLLQMAVVLTYGSSMPVVKVARIAGQYAKPRSSDTDALGLPSYRGDIINSLSTTPEARVADPGRMVRAYANASAAMNLVRSVTGAGMGDLASVHEWNQEFVRTSRAGERYERVAAEIDRAMRFMAACGVDSHTLHSVEIFASHEALLLDYERAMLRLDETGDESKLYDLSGHFLWIGERTRQLDHAHIAFAEIMANPIGLKIGPSTTPEMAVEYVERLDPHNTPGRLTLISRMGNGKVRDTLPAIVEKVEATGHRIIWQCDPMHGNTHEASTGYKTRHFDRIVDEVQGFFEVHRELGTHPGGVHVELTGEDVTECLGGAQEISDEDLESRYETACDPRLNTQQSLELAFLIAEMLRN, from the coding sequence GTGAACTGGACTGTCGACATCCCCACCGAGGAATGGCCGGACCTGCCGCCCCTGCCCGCGCAGCTGCGCGAGCGTCTGGACGCGGCCCTCTCCCTCCCCGCCGCGCAGCAGCCGAACTGGCCGGACGGAGCGCAGGTCGCCGCGGTCCGCCGGGTCCTCGAGGCCGTGCCGCCGATCACCGTCCCGCGCGAGGTCGACCGGCTGCACGACCAACTGGCGCAGGTGGCGCGCGGCGAGGCGTTCCTGCTGCAGGGCGGCGACTGCGCCGAGACCTTCGCGGCCAACACCGAACCGCACATCCGGGCCAACATCCGGACGCTGCTGCAGATGGCCGTCGTGCTGACCTACGGCTCGTCGATGCCGGTGGTGAAGGTGGCCCGGATCGCCGGCCAGTACGCCAAGCCCCGGTCCTCCGACACCGACGCGCTGGGCCTGCCGTCCTACCGCGGCGACATCATCAACTCGCTGTCCACCACCCCGGAGGCGCGGGTCGCCGACCCGGGCCGCATGGTGCGGGCGTACGCCAACGCCTCGGCCGCGATGAACCTGGTGCGATCGGTCACCGGCGCCGGCATGGGCGACCTGGCCTCCGTGCACGAGTGGAACCAGGAGTTCGTCCGGACCTCCCGGGCCGGCGAGCGCTACGAGCGGGTGGCGGCCGAGATCGACCGTGCGATGCGGTTCATGGCCGCCTGCGGCGTCGACTCGCACACCCTGCACTCGGTGGAGATCTTCGCCTCGCACGAGGCGCTGCTGCTCGACTACGAGCGCGCCATGCTGCGGCTGGACGAGACCGGTGACGAGTCGAAGCTGTACGACCTGTCCGGCCACTTCCTGTGGATCGGCGAGCGCACCCGCCAGCTCGACCACGCGCACATCGCGTTCGCCGAGATCATGGCGAACCCGATCGGCCTGAAGATCGGCCCGTCGACGACTCCCGAGATGGCGGTGGAGTACGTCGAGCGGCTCGACCCGCACAACACCCCGGGACGACTGACGCTGATCTCCCGCATGGGCAACGGCAAGGTGCGCGACACCCTGCCGGCCATCGTTGAGAAGGTCGAGGCCACCGGGCACCGGATCATCTGGCAGTGCGACCCGATGCACGGCAACACCCACGAGGCGTCCACCGGCTACAAGACCCGGCACTTCGACCGGATCGTGGACGAGGTGCAGGGCTTCTTCGAGGTGCACCGCGAGCTCGGCACCCACCCGGGCGGCGTGCACGTGGAGCTGACCGGCGAGGACGTCACCGAGTGCCTCGGCGGCGCGCAGGAGATCAGCGACGAGGACCTGGAGTCCCGCTACGAGACCGCCTGCGACCCGCGGCTGAACACCCAGCAGTCGCTGGAGCTGGCCTTCCTGATCGCGGAGATGCTCCGCAACTGA
- a CDS encoding polyadenylate-specific 3'-exoribonuclease AS: MVRPAPTGPVARYFYDCEFIEDGRTIELISIGVVAEDGREFYAISTAFDPNRAGTWVRKHVLDKLPGPADRSWRSRERIRDDLAAFLLAPKLPVELWAWYGAYDHVALAQLWGAMPALPREIPRLTREIRQHWEAAGCPPIPEPGRDRHDALADARLGRDRWMVAEKTLQAYPTPR; the protein is encoded by the coding sequence GTGGTCCGGCCCGCTCCCACCGGGCCGGTCGCCCGGTACTTCTACGACTGCGAGTTCATCGAGGACGGCCGCACCATCGAGTTGATCTCGATCGGGGTGGTCGCCGAGGACGGCCGCGAGTTCTACGCGATCTCCACCGCTTTCGACCCGAACCGGGCCGGGACCTGGGTGCGCAAGCACGTCCTGGACAAACTGCCCGGACCGGCCGACCGGTCCTGGCGCAGCCGCGAACGGATCCGCGACGACCTGGCCGCGTTCCTGCTCGCCCCGAAGCTGCCGGTCGAGCTGTGGGCCTGGTACGGCGCCTACGACCACGTGGCGCTCGCCCAGCTGTGGGGCGCCATGCCGGCACTGCCGCGGGAGATCCCGCGGCTGACCCGGGAGATCCGCCAGCACTGGGAGGCGGCCGGCTGCCCGCCGATCCCGGAGCCGGGCCGCGACCGGCACGACGCGCTGGCCGACGCCCGGCTCGGCCGGGACCGCTGGATGGTCGCCGAGAAGACGCTGCAGGCATACCCGACCCCGCGCTGA